One Rhodospirillales bacterium DNA segment encodes these proteins:
- the pdhA gene encoding pyruvate dehydrogenase (acetyl-transferring) E1 component subunit alpha: MKTKSPARKSSAGKVEMLAFYERMLLIRRFEEKAGQLYGQGLIAGFCHLYIGQEAVVVGMQANLKSDDSVITTYRDHGHMLACGMEPKGVMAELTGRQGGYSRGKGGSMHMFSKEKNFYGGHGIVGAGVPIGTGLAFANRYRGNDAVSLTYYGDGASNQGQVWESYNMAALWKLPVIFIVENNQYGMGTSVARASASPDFYRRGEPFGIPGRKVDGMDVLAVQEAGAVAVAHCRAGKGPYILQMETYRYGGHSMSDPARYRTREEVQKMREERDPIDHLSDLMFAQKLVKADDLKKIDAKVKKMVTEAADFAIADTEPAPEELYTDVLAEV; encoded by the coding sequence GTGAAAACCAAATCTCCTGCACGCAAATCCAGTGCAGGGAAGGTTGAAATGCTGGCATTTTATGAACGCATGCTTTTGATCCGTCGCTTTGAGGAAAAGGCAGGCCAGCTTTATGGCCAAGGGCTGATTGCAGGCTTCTGTCATCTTTATATTGGTCAAGAGGCCGTGGTGGTTGGCATGCAGGCTAACCTTAAGTCAGATGATTCGGTGATAACCACCTATCGTGATCACGGTCATATGTTGGCGTGTGGCATGGAACCCAAAGGGGTGATGGCAGAATTAACCGGCAGACAAGGCGGTTATTCTCGCGGCAAGGGTGGCTCCATGCACATGTTTTCAAAGGAAAAGAATTTCTATGGCGGCCACGGTATTGTTGGCGCTGGCGTTCCCATCGGCACTGGCCTTGCCTTTGCCAACCGGTATCGGGGCAATGATGCGGTGTCGCTGACCTATTATGGGGATGGTGCATCCAATCAGGGACAAGTCTGGGAAAGTTATAATATGGCAGCCCTTTGGAAGTTGCCGGTTATCTTCATTGTTGAAAACAACCAATACGGCATGGGCACCTCTGTTGCCCGCGCCTCAGCCAGCCCGGATTTTTATCGCCGAGGGGAGCCTTTTGGTATCCCCGGCCGCAAGGTTGATGGCATGGATGTTTTGGCGGTCCAAGAAGCCGGTGCCGTGGCCGTGGCCCATTGCCGCGCAGGAAAGGGGCCGTATATTTTGCAGATGGAAACCTATCGCTATGGTGGCCATTCCATGTCGGACCCTGCACGCTACCGGACACGGGAAGAAGTACAAAAAATGCGCGAAGAAAGAGACCCGATTGATCACTTGTCAGACCTTATGTTTGCCCAAAAACTGGTGAAGGCGGACGACCTCAAAAAAATTGATGCGAAGGTTAAAAAGATGGTCACTGAAGCTGCTGATTTTGCCATTGCAGATACTGAACCGGCGCCTGAAGAACTCTACACTGACGTTCTGGCGGAGGTTTAA
- the secG gene encoding preprotein translocase subunit SecG, translating into MTTIILTIHLFLAIAMVVCILLQRSEGGALGIGGSSGGGGAGGGMMSSRAQANLLTRATAVLAASFMATSLILAIMSGHSRKPSSVLDQGPLAQPGAPVKPGAPVVPAKPGAPLGR; encoded by the coding sequence ATGACAACCATTATTCTTACCATTCATCTGTTTTTGGCCATTGCAATGGTTGTGTGCATTCTTTTGCAGCGCTCTGAAGGCGGTGCGTTGGGCATTGGTGGCTCATCGGGCGGCGGCGGTGCTGGCGGCGGCATGATGTCGAGCCGTGCTCAGGCAAATCTTTTGACCCGGGCAACGGCGGTCCTTGCTGCATCGTTCATGGCAACGTCTTTGATCCTTGCCATTATGTCGGGCCACAGCCGCAAACCGAGCTCGGTTCTTGATCAAGGCCCCTTGGCGCAACCCGGTGCTCCTGTAAAACCCGGAGCCCCTGTCGTGCCTGCAAAGCCTGGCGCGCCTCTCGGGCGCTAG
- a CDS encoding septum formation initiator family protein, with protein sequence MTFLGEIKTRARHIVGPVLAATLFAYFSYHAVQGDRGLIAWLNLVQQVQDSQLEFDKLSAKRQVLLRRVRLLQSNSLDRDLLDERTRAILGYAHPDDIIILSDDLTSLPANLYRHRVVHHGATAALNPITGRKSKPAGFSVFIPEAKASTLSPSTPAPVQSIKPSRISFVY encoded by the coding sequence ATGACGTTTCTAGGTGAAATAAAAACCCGCGCCCGACATATTGTCGGCCCTGTTTTGGCAGCAACCCTGTTTGCCTATTTTTCCTATCATGCGGTCCAGGGGGACCGTGGCCTGATTGCCTGGCTGAATTTGGTTCAGCAAGTCCAGGATTCTCAACTGGAATTTGATAAATTATCGGCAAAACGCCAGGTTTTGTTGCGCCGTGTTCGGTTGCTTCAATCCAACAGCCTTGATCGGGATCTTTTGGATGAGCGCACCCGGGCAATTCTGGGGTATGCGCATCCCGATGACATCATCATTTTATCCGATGATTTGACATCCCTTCCGGCCAATTTGTACCGCCACCGCGTTGTCCATCATGGTGCCACGGCTGCTTTGAACCCGATCACAGGGCGCAAATCGAAACCCGCAGGGTTTTCCGTCTTTATTCCCGAAGCAAAGGCTTCAACCTTGTCGCCATCGACTCCGGCCCCGGTCCAGTCCATAAAGCCAAGCCGGATTTCATTCGTTTACTGA
- a CDS encoding pyruvate dehydrogenase complex E1 component subunit beta: MSSQILMPALSPTMTEGKISKWLKKEGDAVRPGDLLAEIETDKAAMEVEASEEGIIAQILIAEGTEHVAVNTPIAVLAEEGEDVARVDATEAKPAEAAEATEATDAEAAPAAPAAAPASVVAPAAPIVLPPSDVDPAFYANTTNITVREALRDAMAEEMRRDDAVFLMGEEVAEYQGAYKVSQGLLDEFGPLRVVDTPITEQGFTGLGVGSAFAGLKPIVEFMTFNFSMQAMDQIINSAAKTRYMSGGQMDCSMVFRGANGSASRVGAQHSQCFASWFSHIPGVKVLSPFSADDAKGLLKAAIRDPNPVIFLENEILYGRTDDVPVDPDFVVPIGKARVVREGSDVTIVTFSRMVQFSLEAAAQLSAEGIEAEVIDLRSLRPLDTETIAKSIAKTNRVVAVEEGWPYAGIGSEIAARVMETAFDDLDAPLYRVCAADVPLPYAANLEALALPGIEEVIAGVRAVMYRD; encoded by the coding sequence ATGTCTAGTCAAATTTTGATGCCCGCCTTATCGCCGACAATGACGGAAGGCAAAATTTCCAAATGGCTTAAGAAAGAAGGGGATGCCGTGCGCCCCGGTGACCTTCTTGCCGAGATCGAAACCGATAAGGCCGCAATGGAAGTCGAAGCATCGGAAGAGGGCATCATTGCCCAGATTCTGATAGCAGAAGGCACCGAACATGTTGCCGTCAACACACCCATTGCCGTTTTAGCCGAAGAAGGCGAAGACGTGGCCCGGGTTGATGCGACAGAAGCAAAACCGGCAGAAGCAGCAGAAGCGACGGAAGCCACAGATGCTGAAGCCGCACCCGCTGCACCCGCCGCCGCACCAGCGTCTGTTGTCGCACCTGCGGCACCGATCGTGTTGCCGCCATCTGATGTCGACCCTGCTTTCTATGCAAACACCACCAACATTACCGTGCGCGAAGCATTGCGCGATGCCATGGCCGAAGAAATGCGCCGCGATGATGCCGTGTTTTTGATGGGCGAAGAAGTTGCCGAATATCAAGGTGCCTATAAAGTCAGCCAGGGATTGCTGGATGAATTCGGGCCTTTGCGCGTGGTCGATACGCCGATCACCGAACAAGGCTTTACTGGTCTAGGTGTTGGTTCTGCATTTGCCGGCTTGAAGCCGATTGTTGAATTCATGACCTTTAACTTTTCCATGCAGGCAATGGATCAGATCATTAATTCAGCCGCCAAAACCCGTTACATGTCTGGTGGCCAGATGGATTGTTCCATGGTGTTTCGCGGTGCCAATGGGTCCGCATCCCGCGTTGGTGCGCAGCATTCGCAATGTTTTGCCAGTTGGTTCTCCCATATTCCTGGCGTCAAGGTTTTGTCACCGTTTTCTGCCGATGATGCGAAGGGGCTTTTAAAGGCAGCCATCCGCGATCCCAATCCGGTTATTTTTCTTGAAAATGAAATCCTATATGGCCGCACCGATGATGTTCCGGTCGACCCTGATTTTGTGGTGCCCATTGGCAAGGCGCGGGTGGTTCGTGAAGGCAGTGATGTCACCATTGTTACCTTCTCGCGCATGGTGCAGTTCTCATTAGAGGCCGCCGCGCAACTTTCCGCAGAAGGCATAGAGGCCGAAGTGATCGATCTTCGTTCTTTGCGCCCACTGGATACGGAAACCATTGCCAAATCCATCGCCAAGACCAACCGGGTTGTGGCCGTTGAAGAAGGCTGGCCTTATGCCGGCATCGGTTCTGAAATTGCTGCGCGCGTTATGGAAACGGCCTTTGATGATCTGGATGCGCCACTGTATCGGGTTTGCGCCGCAGATGTGCCGCTGCCTTATGCCGCAAACCTGGAGGCATTGGCCCTTCCCGGTATCGAAGAAGTGATTGCCGGTGTGCGCGCAGTCATGTACCGGGATTAA
- a CDS encoding triose-phosphate isomerase translates to MNAGGADGVALASAVAAGIKGKTLGCDLLLCPPAVILSLVAGAVSGSAIGAGAQDCHANASGAHTGDLSVGMLADAGAGYIIVGHSERRADHGEGDDVVCAKAKATQDAGLIAVICIGETEAERDQGDTLSVLSQQIAGSVPKGAMAANTVIAYEPVWAIGTGRTPSVAEVVEAHAHIRGELKGKIGQEKMVRLLYGGSVKPENAQELLSVANVNGALVGGASLNAGNFIAIAEAINS, encoded by the coding sequence ATGAATGCTGGCGGGGCCGATGGTGTGGCGCTGGCATCCGCCGTGGCCGCTGGAATCAAAGGGAAAACGCTGGGGTGTGACCTGCTTTTATGCCCCCCCGCCGTCATATTGTCTTTGGTGGCAGGTGCCGTTTCAGGGAGCGCCATTGGTGCCGGTGCGCAGGATTGTCACGCCAATGCATCGGGCGCCCATACGGGGGACCTTTCGGTTGGCATGTTGGCAGACGCCGGGGCCGGTTATATTATTGTCGGTCATTCAGAACGCCGAGCGGATCATGGTGAGGGCGATGATGTGGTTTGTGCCAAGGCAAAAGCCACCCAGGATGCCGGGTTAATTGCCGTTATTTGTATTGGTGAAACCGAGGCGGAACGCGATCAAGGCGACACCCTTTCTGTGCTTAGTCAACAAATAGCAGGTTCTGTGCCCAAAGGTGCAATGGCTGCCAACACAGTCATTGCCTATGAACCGGTTTGGGCCATCGGTACCGGGCGAACGCCATCGGTGGCCGAAGTGGTCGAGGCGCATGCCCATATTCGTGGCGAATTAAAAGGAAAAATTGGTCAAGAAAAAATGGTGCGACTGCTCTATGGGGGATCGGTTAAGCCTGAAAATGCACAAGAATTGTTATCGGTTGCCAATGTGAATGGGGCGTTGGTGGGCGGTGCCAGCCTGAATGCAGGGAATTTTATTGCCATTGCCGAGGCAATAAATAGCTAA
- a CDS encoding pyruvate dehydrogenase complex dihydrolipoamide acetyltransferase produces the protein MAIIINMPALSPTMTEGKIAKWIKKEGDSVRPGDVIAEIETDKAAMEVEASDEGTLAKIIVAEGTEHVAVRTVIAVLAEEGDDAKAIEAAVKNAAAAPVAAPAAPAAPAPVAAAPVAQAAPAPVAAPKPKPVAPAPKPVATGGRVIASPLARRMAREAGIDLARISGTGPHGRIIRVDVENAPAGGGSGGIFAGSGQAFPPAVARTEPLNQMRKIIAERLTLSKQTVPHFYASVDCDIDALLALRKEINDSDEGIRVSVNDFVIRAVALALIKVPAANASWGDDGMNYYSAADISVAVSTDGGLITPIVKSANKKGIAAISGEVKDLAGRARDGKLLPEEFMGGTFTISNMGMYGIRDFCAIINPPQACILAVGAGEERVVAKDGEIGTATLMTCTLSCDHRAVDGAVGAEFLGAFKEFIEHPIRLIL, from the coding sequence ATGGCCATTATCATAAACATGCCCGCACTTTCACCCACCATGACAGAGGGTAAAATTGCAAAATGGATCAAGAAGGAAGGCGATAGCGTTCGCCCGGGTGATGTGATTGCGGAAATCGAAACCGATAAGGCGGCGATGGAAGTCGAAGCATCCGATGAAGGCACGTTGGCCAAAATTATTGTGGCCGAAGGCACCGAACATGTTGCGGTCAGAACCGTCATCGCCGTGTTGGCAGAAGAAGGTGATGATGCCAAAGCCATTGAGGCCGCGGTTAAGAATGCCGCCGCTGCCCCTGTTGCAGCCCCTGCAGCCCCTGCAGCCCCTGCACCTGTGGCCGCAGCACCTGTTGCACAGGCCGCACCCGCACCAGTTGCGGCTCCAAAACCAAAACCTGTCGCACCCGCACCAAAACCGGTTGCAACGGGAGGGCGTGTGATTGCGTCCCCGCTTGCGCGCAGGATGGCCCGTGAAGCAGGCATTGATCTGGCACGCATTTCTGGCACCGGGCCCCATGGGCGCATCATCCGCGTTGATGTGGAAAATGCGCCAGCCGGTGGTGGCTCTGGCGGCATTTTTGCAGGTTCCGGACAAGCGTTCCCGCCAGCCGTTGCGCGCACAGAACCGTTAAACCAGATGCGCAAAATTATCGCCGAACGGTTGACCTTGTCGAAACAGACGGTCCCCCATTTTTATGCCAGCGTCGATTGCGACATTGATGCGCTTTTGGCATTGCGCAAAGAAATCAACGATAGCGATGAAGGCATTCGCGTTTCGGTCAATGATTTTGTGATACGCGCCGTTGCACTGGCGCTGATCAAAGTGCCAGCAGCCAATGCATCCTGGGGGGATGATGGCATGAATTATTATTCAGCCGCCGATATCTCTGTTGCGGTTTCGACCGATGGCGGATTGATTACCCCCATTGTTAAATCAGCAAACAAAAAAGGCATTGCTGCCATTTCCGGTGAGGTTAAAGATCTTGCGGGCCGCGCCAGAGATGGCAAATTGCTGCCCGAAGAATTCATGGGCGGCACCTTTACCATTTCCAATATGGGTATGTATGGCATTCGTGATTTTTGCGCCATCATCAACCCGCCACAAGCCTGCATTCTGGCCGTTGGTGCCGGGGAAGAACGGGTTGTGGCAAAGGACGGCGAAATTGGCACGGCAACCCTGATGACCTGCACTTTGTCTTGTGATCACCGTGCCGTTGATGGCGCGGTTGGCGCAGAATTTCTTGGCGCGTTCAAAGAATTTATTGAACATCCCATACGCCTGATTCTCTAA
- a CDS encoding CTP synthase has translation MTRFIFITGGVVSSLGKGLASAALGALLQARGYKVRLRKLDPYLNVDPGTMSPTQHGEVFVTDDGAETDLDLGHYERFTGVSALQADNVTTGRIYSTVISRERHGDYLGATVQVIPHVTDAIQEFIAADCGDADFLLCEIGGTVGDIEGLPFLEAIRQFRNQVGADRAMYVHLTLLPYIPTAGELKTKPTQHSVKELLSVGIQPDVLLCRSDRPIPPEERRKIAQFCNVRPDAVVEALDVDTIYQVPVSYHEQGFDHVVLRHFGMEEASEPDLGRWLSIIDRIRKPEGEVRIAVVGKYTNLLDAYKSLAEALTHGGIANKVKVKLEWIESEIFEEDGTLEKLEGVHGILVPGGFGERGAEGKVAAAKFAREHNVPYFGICFGMQMAVIEVARSLAGIKGAGSTEFGETAEPLVGLMTEWNKGETVEKRSAVDNLGGTMRLGAYDCNVMSNSKVGSIYKQEHIQERHRHRYEVNINYRDQLEAAGLLFSGLSPDGVLPEIVELKDHPWFIGVQFHPELKSRPFEPHPLFASFIEAAVLQSRLV, from the coding sequence ATGACGCGGTTTATCTTTATCACTGGCGGTGTGGTTTCTTCTCTTGGCAAGGGACTCGCATCCGCAGCCTTGGGAGCACTTCTCCAGGCCAGAGGCTACAAAGTACGCCTGCGTAAGCTCGACCCCTATCTCAACGTTGATCCCGGCACCATGTCGCCCACCCAGCACGGCGAAGTTTTCGTGACCGATGATGGTGCCGAAACCGATCTGGACCTTGGCCATTATGAACGGTTTACCGGTGTTTCCGCGCTTCAAGCTGACAATGTCACCACGGGGCGCATTTATTCAACGGTGATTTCACGGGAACGCCATGGCGATTATCTGGGCGCGACGGTTCAGGTGATTCCCCATGTTACCGATGCCATCCAGGAATTTATCGCCGCCGATTGTGGGGATGCGGACTTCTTGTTGTGTGAAATTGGTGGCACGGTCGGCGATATCGAAGGGCTGCCCTTCCTTGAAGCCATTCGACAATTTCGCAATCAAGTCGGTGCTGATCGCGCCATGTATGTGCACCTGACCTTGTTGCCCTATATTCCGACAGCGGGCGAGCTGAAGACCAAACCGACCCAGCATTCGGTGAAAGAGCTGTTATCGGTTGGCATTCAGCCAGATGTTTTGTTGTGTCGGTCTGATCGGCCCATCCCACCGGAAGAACGGCGTAAAATTGCCCAGTTCTGTAACGTGCGTCCCGATGCGGTGGTAGAGGCGTTGGATGTGGACACCATTTATCAGGTGCCTGTCAGCTATCATGAACAGGGGTTTGATCATGTTGTGTTGCGGCATTTCGGGATGGAAGAAGCCAGCGAACCTGACCTTGGGCGTTGGTTGAGCATTATTGATCGTATCCGAAAGCCAGAAGGTGAGGTGCGGATCGCGGTTGTTGGCAAATACACCAATCTTTTGGATGCCTATAAGTCTCTGGCTGAGGCGTTGACCCACGGTGGCATTGCCAACAAGGTCAAGGTCAAGTTGGAATGGATTGAATCAGAAATCTTCGAAGAAGACGGGACCCTGGAAAAGCTGGAAGGGGTTCATGGCATTTTGGTGCCCGGTGGTTTTGGTGAACGCGGTGCAGAAGGCAAAGTAGCCGCAGCGAAGTTTGCCCGGGAACATAATGTGCCCTATTTCGGAATTTGCTTTGGCATGCAGATGGCGGTGATCGAAGTGGCCCGTTCATTGGCGGGAATCAAAGGTGCGGGGTCAACCGAATTTGGCGAAACGGCAGAACCTCTGGTGGGGTTGATGACCGAATGGAACAAGGGTGAAACAGTAGAGAAGCGTTCTGCGGTTGATAACCTGGGGGGCACCATGCGTCTTGGGGCCTATGACTGCAACGTCATGTCCAACAGCAAGGTGGGTTCTATCTATAAGCAAGAACACATTCAGGAACGCCATCGTCACCGCTATGAGGTCAATATTAATTATCGCGACCAGCTGGAAGCAGCAGGGTTGCTCTTTTCTGGTTTGTCGCCCGATGGGGTGCTTCCTGAAATTGTCGAATTGAAGGATCATCCGTGGTTTATCGGTGTACAGTTCCATCCGGAATTAAAATCGAGACCGTTTGAGCCCCATCCGTTGTTTGCGTCCTTTATCGAGGCGGCGGTGCTTCAATCGCGTCTGGTCTAG
- the kdsA gene encoding 3-deoxy-8-phosphooctulonate synthase yields MAQNAQNHVGVGDVVFGNDLPFVLIAGPCAIESMDHAMEMAGALSELTKRLGIGFVYKSSFDKANRTSHTSDRGIGLDAALPILAEVRNRFGCPVLTDVHEPDQCAVVAEAVDVLQIPAFLSRQTDLLVAAAATGCAVNVKKGQFLAPWDMKNVAAKLADAGNDKVMLCERGASFGYNTLVSDMRSLPIMAETGCPIIFDATHSVQQPGGQGTTSGGDRRFVPVLARAAIAVGVAGVFMETHENPDTAPSDGPNMVPLSDMPDLIENLMEIDAITKRH; encoded by the coding sequence ATGGCTCAGAATGCACAAAATCATGTTGGTGTCGGCGATGTCGTCTTTGGAAATGATCTGCCATTTGTGCTGATTGCGGGGCCTTGTGCCATCGAATCGATGGATCACGCCATGGAAATGGCAGGTGCGCTTTCAGAATTGACCAAACGGTTGGGCATCGGCTTTGTTTACAAGTCATCCTTCGATAAGGCCAATCGGACATCCCACACCAGTGACCGGGGCATTGGGCTGGATGCGGCGTTGCCGATTTTGGCTGAGGTGCGCAATCGTTTCGGGTGCCCGGTTTTGACCGATGTTCATGAACCGGACCAGTGCGCTGTGGTGGCTGAGGCCGTGGATGTTTTGCAAATCCCTGCTTTTTTAAGCCGCCAGACCGATTTATTGGTGGCGGCAGCCGCGACGGGGTGTGCGGTCAACGTGAAAAAAGGCCAGTTTTTGGCCCCGTGGGATATGAAAAACGTTGCCGCCAAATTGGCCGATGCGGGCAATGACAAGGTCATGCTGTGCGAACGGGGTGCCAGTTTTGGGTACAACACGTTGGTATCCGATATGCGTTCCCTGCCGATCATGGCAGAAACCGGCTGTCCGATTATTTTTGATGCTACCCATTCGGTGCAACAACCCGGCGGTCAGGGAACGACGTCGGGCGGCGACCGGCGGTTTGTGCCGGTTTTGGCCCGTGCTGCCATTGCTGTGGGCGTTGCCGGTGTGTTTATGGAAACCCATGAAAACCCGGACACTGCCCCATCCGATGGCCCAAACATGGTGCCTTTGTCGGATATGCCTGATTTGATCGAAAATTTGATGGAAATCGATGCCATAACGAAGCGGCATTGA
- the eno gene encoding phosphopyruvate hydratase has translation MTEIAEIYAREILDSRGNPTVEVDVVLGTGALGRAAVPSGASTGAHEAVELRDNDKTRYGGKGVQKAVEAVNGEIFDALCGMDAEDQLAIDSAMIELDGTPNKSRLGANAILGISLATAKAAAEEAELPFYAYVGGVHARTLPVPMMNIINGGEHADNPIDIQEFMIMPVGATTMADAVRWGSEIFHALASQLKKAGHSTSVGDEGGFAPGLASADEALEFIMTAIGSAGFKAGDEVLLALDAASTEFYKDGKYVLAGEGKTFDSAGMVDYLADLAKRYPICSIEDGMAEDDWDGWAQLTKKIGDSCQLVGDDLFVTNPIRLKRGIDDGIANAILVKVNQIGTLSETLEAVEMAHKAGYRAVMSHRSGETEDSTIADLAVATNCGQIKTGSLSRSDRLAKYNQLIRIEEELEPVGRYAGRNALKSLK, from the coding sequence ATGACTGAAATTGCTGAAATTTATGCGCGTGAAATTCTCGATTCCCGGGGCAATCCCACGGTAGAGGTCGATGTTGTTCTTGGCACCGGGGCGCTGGGGCGTGCGGCAGTCCCTTCCGGGGCATCCACAGGCGCTCACGAAGCAGTGGAACTGCGTGATAATGACAAAACCCGCTATGGCGGCAAAGGTGTGCAAAAGGCAGTAGAGGCCGTAAACGGTGAAATTTTCGATGCCTTATGTGGCATGGATGCCGAAGACCAGTTGGCCATTGATTCGGCCATGATTGAGCTGGATGGCACGCCGAATAAATCCCGTCTGGGGGCCAATGCCATTCTTGGTATTTCTCTGGCCACAGCAAAGGCAGCCGCAGAAGAGGCGGAACTACCATTTTATGCCTATGTGGGTGGGGTTCATGCCCGCACGTTGCCGGTGCCGATGATGAACATCATCAATGGTGGCGAACATGCCGACAATCCTATCGATATTCAGGAATTCATGATCATGCCCGTAGGGGCGACGACCATGGCGGATGCGGTGCGTTGGGGATCGGAAATTTTCCACGCCTTGGCGTCACAGCTTAAAAAGGCCGGCCATTCCACAAGCGTTGGGGATGAAGGGGGCTTTGCCCCGGGACTTGCCAGTGCCGATGAAGCCCTTGAGTTCATTATGACCGCAATCGGTTCAGCAGGGTTCAAGGCAGGCGATGAAGTCTTGCTGGCTCTGGATGCGGCATCCACGGAATTTTACAAAGACGGCAAATATGTTCTGGCGGGCGAGGGTAAGACCTTTGATTCTGCAGGCATGGTTGATTATCTGGCAGATCTTGCAAAGCGCTATCCCATTTGTTCCATCGAAGACGGCATGGCCGAAGATGATTGGGATGGTTGGGCACAATTGACCAAAAAAATCGGCGATAGCTGTCAATTGGTGGGCGATGATTTGTTCGTGACCAATCCCATCCGGCTGAAACGCGGCATTGATGATGGCATTGCCAATGCCATTTTGGTCAAGGTCAACCAGATCGGTACCTTGTCTGAAACGCTGGAAGCCGTAGAAATGGCACATAAGGCTGGGTACCGGGCCGTGATGTCCCATCGTTCAGGGGAAACAGAGGATTCAACCATTGCTGATCTGGCCGTGGCCACCAATTGCGGGCAGATCAAGACCGGGTCGCTGTCGCGTTCTGACCGGCTTGCCAAATATAATCAGCTAATCCGAATTGAAGAAGAATTAGAACCGGTTGGCCGCTATGCCGGGCGCAATGCGCTTAAGTCACTCAAATAA